From the Lysobacter soyae genome, the window ACAAGTGCAGAACATCGAATAAGCTATGGCGATGCGCGGCTCCCTTTTCATCGTTGCGGCCCCGTCGGGCGCCGGCAAATCAAGCTTGGTCAACGCTTTGCTGGCACGGGATCCGGACATCTGCCTGTCGGTGTCTTATACCTCGCGTCCCCCCAGGCCCGGTGAGAAGGACGGCGAGCACTACCACTACGTGGACGAGCTGGAATTCCAACGCATGATCGCCAACGGCGATTTCTTCGAGCATGCTTTGGTTCATGGGGATTGGAAGGGCACCGCCCGCGGCTCAGTCGAACCGCAGCTGGCGCGTGGCTTGGACGTCCTGCTCGAAATCGATTGGCAGGGGGCACGGCAGGTCCGCGACAAGGTTGGCGAAGCGATCGGCATCTTCATCTTGCCGCCTTCGGTCGAGGCCTTGGATCAGCGCATGCGCAAGCGCGCACAGGATTCCGAAGACACCATCGCCAAGCGTTTGGCGGCGGCGCGCGACGAAATGAGTCATTTCGGCGAGTTCGATTACCTCATTGTCAATGAGGATTTCGAGACCGCCCTGGACGAGCTCGCGGCGATCTTCAAAGCCAGTCGCCTGCGCCGGAGCGCACAGATGCTTCGGCACGACCGCTTGATTCGCGGGTTGCTCGCCGAGCCAAACGCGTAAGCCATTGAAAGTAGGCGATTTTTACACGTTGCTATTGCAACCGGGCGCCTCGATCCTTACACTAACAGGTCCATTTCCGAAGAGGGCGGTTTACAGCCGCCGATTGCCCATGGCACGTATCACCGTTGAAGATTGCATGCAGGTCGTAGACAACCGCTTCGATCTGGTCATCATGGCCGCCAAGCGCGCCCGCCAGCTGGCCAAGGGTGTTGAAGCCCGTCTCGACAACAGCGAAAACCAAGACAAGCCGACCGTGCTCGCCTTGCGTGAAATCGCCGACCGCAAGATCGACAACGCCTTCATCAGCCGTGTCGAGAAGGAAGAGAAAGAACGCCGTGACCGCGAAGCGCTCGAGTGGGCTGCTGCCGAAGTGGTCGGTGACGACGACATGGCGCGCGGCGACGACTGATCGCAGCACGTGGTTGGAAAGCGCCCACTCCGGTGGGCGTTTTTGTTTGCGGGCCTTAGGATTGCCCGATTCGCCCTTCGCGGGTTAGGCTCGAAAGATGCATACGCCGATGTCCGAGATCCCTGCCCATCCGCATGACGGCACCGCTGCCGGAGTGCCGGATTATGTGCAGGACTTGGAGCAGATTGCCGCCTATTTGACGGCGCCGGAGCGCGAGACCTTGCGTCGCGCGTGGCGGGTGGGCGCGGCCGCGCATGTCGGTCAAAACCGCAAGTCCGGCGAACCCTACATTACCCATCCGGTCGCGGTGGCGGCGATCTTGGCCGAGCTCGGTCTCGATATCGAAACACTGGTGGCGGCCATTTTGCACGACACCATCGAAGACACACCGGTCACGCGCGTGGAGATTGCGGCGCAATTCGGTGAGTCCGTGGCGGAAATTGTCGAAGGTCTGACCAAGCTCGACAAGCTGAAGTTTCGTGATCGTCAGGAAGCGGCGGCGGAAAGCTTTCGCAAAATGATGTTGGCGATGTCGCGCGACTTGCGCGTCATCCTGATCAAGCTGGCTGATCGACTGCACAACATGCGTACTTTGGGCGCGCAATCCTCCGAAGCGCGGACGCGCATCGCCCGGGAGACCTTGGAAATCTACGCGCCGATCGCGCAACGCCTCGGCATGAACATCATGAAGGCCGAGTTGCAGGATCTCGGCTTCCGTGCCCTGCATCCGTGGCGTTACGCAGCCATTAGCGAACACATCCAGCAGCAGCCCGTCGTGCGCCGCGAAGCCATGGTGCAGGTGGAGGCGCAGCTAGCGCACCGGCTCGCGTCTGAAGGTCTCGCGCATACCTTGGTCGGGCGGGTGAAGTCGCCTTTCAGCATCTACACCAAAATGCGCGCCGAGCAGAAAACGGTCGAGCAGGTGTTGGATGTGTTCGGGTTCCGCGTCATTGTCGAGAATGTCCGCGATTGCTATTACGCGCTCGGTTTGGTGCATTCGGTGTTCAAACCGCTGGATGGCCGGTTCCGTGATTTCGTTGCGATTCCCAAAGCCAACGGTTACCAATCCCTGCACACGGTGTTGTTCGGTCCTTACGGTGCACCGATCGAAGTGCAAATTCGAACGCGCGAAATGGATCGGGTCGCGGAGCGCGGTGTGGCGGCGCATTGGACCTACAAGATCGGCGGCGAAACCAGCGCGCCGTTGAATCGTGCCAATGCATGGATTTCCAGCATGGTCGAATCCGAGCGCAACGCCGGCTCGTCTCTCGAGTTTCTTGAAAACGTCAAAGTCGATCTGTATCCGGACGAGGTCTACGTCTTCACGCCCAAGGGCAAGATTCTTTCGCTCCCACGCAATGCCACCGCATTGGATTTCGCTTACGTGGTGCACACCGACGTGGGCAATCAGGCGGTCACCTCGCGCATCGACGGCAAGTTGGCGCCGCTGCGCACCAAACTGTCGAGTGGACAGACCGTCGACATCGTGACCGCGAAATCCGCTTCACCCAGTACACAGTGGCTCGAGTTCGTGGTGACAGCGAAAGCGCGATCCGCGATTCGCCAGCAATTGAAGCAATTGGAACACGAGGATGCCGTGCGACTCGGTCACCGGATGATCGAGCGCGCCTTCCAAAGTATCGGTATCGGTTTCGACAAGGTCAGCGAAGCGCGATTGAATCGCTGGCTGGCCGACAACCGTTACCCCAGACTCGAAGCCTTGTTGGAAGATGTGGCGCTCGGCAAACGTGTGGCGTCGCGTGTTGCCGGTGAGCTGTTGGCGGATGAGGCGCGGGTGGTCGATCGCCGCCGCCGCGGCTCACCGCAGGAAGCATTGGCGGCATTGGCGGCAGACCACCTCACCTTGAACGGTTCCGAGGGCGGCGTGGTGTCGTTCGCGCAATGCTGCATGCCGATTCCCGGCGACAAAATCA encodes:
- the gmk gene encoding guanylate kinase — protein: MRGSLFIVAAPSGAGKSSLVNALLARDPDICLSVSYTSRPPRPGEKDGEHYHYVDELEFQRMIANGDFFEHALVHGDWKGTARGSVEPQLARGLDVLLEIDWQGARQVRDKVGEAIGIFILPPSVEALDQRMRKRAQDSEDTIAKRLAAARDEMSHFGEFDYLIVNEDFETALDELAAIFKASRLRRSAQMLRHDRLIRGLLAEPNA
- the rpoZ gene encoding DNA-directed RNA polymerase subunit omega translates to MARITVEDCMQVVDNRFDLVIMAAKRARQLAKGVEARLDNSENQDKPTVLALREIADRKIDNAFISRVEKEEKERRDREALEWAAAEVVGDDDMARGDD
- a CDS encoding RelA/SpoT family protein, whose product is MHTPMSEIPAHPHDGTAAGVPDYVQDLEQIAAYLTAPERETLRRAWRVGAAAHVGQNRKSGEPYITHPVAVAAILAELGLDIETLVAAILHDTIEDTPVTRVEIAAQFGESVAEIVEGLTKLDKLKFRDRQEAAAESFRKMMLAMSRDLRVILIKLADRLHNMRTLGAQSSEARTRIARETLEIYAPIAQRLGMNIMKAELQDLGFRALHPWRYAAISEHIQQQPVVRREAMVQVEAQLAHRLASEGLAHTLVGRVKSPFSIYTKMRAEQKTVEQVLDVFGFRVIVENVRDCYYALGLVHSVFKPLDGRFRDFVAIPKANGYQSLHTVLFGPYGAPIEVQIRTREMDRVAERGVAAHWTYKIGGETSAPLNRANAWISSMVESERNAGSSLEFLENVKVDLYPDEVYVFTPKGKILSLPRNATALDFAYVVHTDVGNQAVTSRIDGKLAPLRTKLSSGQTVDIVTAKSASPSTQWLEFVVTAKARSAIRQQLKQLEHEDAVRLGHRMIERAFQSIGIGFDKVSEARLNRWLADNRYPRLEALLEDVALGKRVASRVAGELLADEARVVDRRRRGSPQEALAALAADHLTLNGSEGGVVSFAQCCMPIPGDKIMGYQSAERGIVVHQIDCANVPEFMRHPERCISMSWDEKVEGEYTTRIIVISDNRPGVLAQIASVIAQGESNIANVDYLERDARTATIRFVVEVKDTNHLADLIRRMRRLEAVHSAERE